A single window of Candidatus Obscuribacter sp. DNA harbors:
- a CDS encoding MerR family transcriptional regulator produces the protein MTTPDLLSINNVAEKLELSVHQLRRWELMFGLEIKRGRGQQRQYRAEDMSVLERIKELVDQGWPTSQIRPQLEAEGLLTPKLIGMPVAPGNPEVLQESIIGLRNFTERRFIELSKQVDELRQLLISITLKQELSTDKTSPWQPMAPEYVPTPKVQPAQEITIGPQISIDPPGKPSTQQPYTPRPIIGAPSQSSSYGASGSSSYGSGSQGGTIIGASTSTDSIYTSRSSDPDMATRGETGSASDSAISMSSMVRHSTIPPLPAKVQDQESLPAQEVAIAEDTTAPVLTSPATSNDDQPVANVSAGELDAVFDAPQAATSATESFAPMQLSASAPTSAEPSVSPSSFTSGFESGTPAPIPVPAPQTTPLTQPGASAFAVARGLSDNLAASEAVSGANQPEPALDLEQPVLAPAQPVASSSLDTTISPVTELDEEENEPEPQVLPAIAEDFSDAPPPALPVTAGPQVNFGPNVSAPQVTAQKVDDNFGLGEVTDQNYLTVLGRALDLIGWTDEQADSYSLKAFSVPHWDELGRSQAEKLVSHLVGILKEQLGN, from the coding sequence ATGACAACACCAGACCTTCTCTCAATCAACAATGTGGCCGAAAAGCTTGAGCTTTCGGTGCACCAGTTACGCCGGTGGGAGCTGATGTTTGGTCTGGAGATCAAGCGTGGACGCGGTCAGCAGAGACAGTACAGAGCAGAGGATATGTCTGTTCTAGAGCGCATCAAAGAGCTGGTCGATCAAGGTTGGCCCACAAGTCAGATTCGTCCCCAATTAGAAGCGGAAGGTCTGCTCACCCCCAAATTAATTGGTATGCCAGTGGCTCCGGGCAATCCAGAAGTATTGCAAGAGTCCATAATTGGTCTGCGCAACTTTACAGAACGTCGATTTATAGAGCTTTCCAAGCAAGTCGATGAATTGAGACAGCTGCTCATTTCAATCACGCTCAAACAAGAACTTTCCACAGACAAGACTTCGCCATGGCAGCCGATGGCACCAGAATACGTGCCCACACCAAAAGTACAACCAGCACAAGAAATAACTATTGGACCACAAATCTCGATAGATCCGCCAGGCAAGCCTTCAACACAACAGCCCTATACGCCCAGACCGATCATCGGCGCACCATCGCAGAGCAGCTCATATGGTGCATCCGGTAGCAGTAGCTACGGCTCCGGCAGTCAGGGCGGCACCATCATTGGAGCCAGCACCAGTACTGATTCGATATACACCAGTCGCTCCAGTGACCCAGATATGGCGACCAGAGGAGAGACTGGTAGTGCCAGCGACAGTGCCATATCAATGTCCTCTATGGTCAGACACAGCACCATTCCACCTCTGCCGGCAAAAGTCCAAGACCAAGAATCACTGCCCGCGCAAGAAGTTGCCATAGCGGAAGACACTACCGCACCGGTCCTGACAAGCCCAGCTACTAGCAATGACGACCAGCCAGTGGCTAATGTTAGCGCCGGTGAATTGGACGCAGTTTTTGATGCGCCACAGGCCGCCACTAGCGCCACTGAGAGCTTTGCTCCAATGCAGCTAAGCGCTAGTGCTCCAACCTCTGCAGAGCCATCGGTATCGCCTTCCAGCTTTACTTCAGGCTTCGAGAGCGGTACACCGGCACCAATACCAGTGCCAGCACCGCAAACAACTCCCTTGACTCAGCCTGGTGCATCGGCTTTTGCCGTAGCGCGTGGGCTGAGTGACAATCTGGCAGCCAGCGAGGCAGTCAGTGGCGCCAATCAACCAGAACCCGCCCTTGACCTCGAGCAACCCGTGCTGGCACCGGCACAGCCAGTAGCCTCCAGTAGCCTCGATACAACCATCAGTCCAGTGACCGAACTGGACGAAGAAGAAAACGAACCAGAACCACAAGTATTACCGGCTATCGCTGAGGACTTTAGCGATGCACCACCACCGGCACTACCAGTGACAGCCGGACCGCAAGTCAACTTTGGTCCTAATGTCTCAGCCCCTCAGGTGACAGCCCAAAAAGTCGATGACAACTTTGGTCTCGGCGAAGTCACTGATCAAAACTACCTGACTGTGCTGGGCCGTGCTCTGGATCTGATTGGTTGGACCGATGAGCAAGCAGACTCCTACAGTCTCAAAGCATTTAGCGTGCCTCACTGGGATGAGCTTGGTCGCAGCCAAGCCGAAAAACTGGTATCGCATCTCGTTGGCATTCTCAAAGAACAGCTAGGCAACTGA
- a CDS encoding glycogen debranching enzyme family protein — translation MTFGLTGWLKSRHRELDYEIPVWFPSREKRDNREWLVVNGLGGYAMGTVCGASRRRYHCVLASALTPPVSRSIVLSRVEEQISIDGVEYELATNAWASGVVSPTGYKHLECFTTMPTPTWVYELNGHYLIKRLVMPHGKNEVYLGYTFVPDPDKPEPEVKLSARFLIGFRDFHSEVKGSSDDRYPQFVSPNQTMIILNESGARLCLAWKEGEYEAQKQWWWGYKWIEESSRGEPDTEDLFFVGCVSMKMQGDKEYSIGASFENAISMPDCQTAVEEVIARQSFLTRRASLPRSTKTDMLVLTCDQFLVPAFETAVPSIGRRHREKLIDPNLPPSRLSVIEGYPWFNDSGRAALTALPGLTLATRRFAEAAAILRTFADRYKDGLIANRTLDPLPPVTSLSRPGLEFRSLDTGLWLAWSLYQYYRITRDKALLIELLPRLLAIYRDLTDATIYGITVDSDGLISTNLSGEEFSWMDARVADIPITPRPGKAVELNALWYNFLETTVFLSGEIKDDAAIDTAQIDKIKETGKNVLSSMSKFWDSERNCLFDIIEVPPGPGEKGRKKDESVRPNQLLAVSLPFRTFSREQEKSILHCVETQLLTPMGVRTLSMEDSQYQSSYGCGFDHADQYHRDLSYHQGTAWTWLLGSYIEALINVYGPVPDTINRVRLLLNPLLEHFTEESLLGGISEIFDGGRPHLPRGCPNHAQAVAECMRWQNWLLKQ, via the coding sequence ATGACCTTTGGACTTACCGGATGGCTCAAATCGCGCCATAGAGAGCTTGACTATGAAATTCCCGTCTGGTTTCCCAGCCGCGAAAAGCGGGACAACCGCGAGTGGCTGGTAGTCAACGGATTGGGTGGTTATGCCATGGGTACTGTTTGCGGTGCCAGCCGCAGACGCTATCACTGTGTTCTGGCTTCAGCCCTGACTCCACCAGTATCGCGCTCGATAGTCCTGTCACGCGTAGAAGAACAAATTAGCATTGACGGTGTCGAGTATGAGCTAGCCACAAACGCCTGGGCCAGCGGCGTAGTCTCGCCCACCGGCTACAAGCATCTCGAATGTTTTACGACCATGCCCACACCTACCTGGGTCTATGAGCTCAATGGTCACTACTTGATCAAACGGCTGGTCATGCCCCATGGCAAAAACGAAGTCTATCTGGGCTATACCTTTGTGCCAGATCCCGACAAGCCAGAGCCTGAAGTCAAATTATCAGCTCGCTTTCTCATTGGTTTCAGAGATTTTCATAGCGAAGTAAAAGGCTCATCGGATGACCGCTATCCGCAATTTGTTTCGCCTAATCAAACAATGATTATCTTAAACGAATCAGGCGCAAGGCTTTGCCTCGCCTGGAAAGAAGGCGAATACGAAGCCCAGAAGCAATGGTGGTGGGGCTACAAATGGATTGAAGAAAGCAGCCGTGGCGAGCCAGATACCGAAGATTTGTTTTTTGTCGGCTGTGTCTCAATGAAAATGCAGGGCGACAAAGAATACTCCATCGGTGCCAGTTTTGAAAATGCAATAAGCATGCCTGATTGCCAGACGGCTGTGGAAGAAGTAATCGCCAGACAGTCGTTTTTGACCAGAAGAGCCAGTCTACCGCGCTCTACTAAGACAGACATGCTGGTTTTGACCTGCGATCAGTTTTTGGTACCAGCCTTTGAGACAGCAGTGCCCAGTATCGGCCGCCGTCATCGCGAAAAGCTAATTGACCCCAACTTGCCACCGTCAAGACTCTCTGTTATAGAGGGCTATCCCTGGTTTAACGACTCTGGTAGAGCCGCTCTTACAGCCTTGCCTGGTCTTACATTAGCAACCAGACGCTTTGCCGAAGCAGCAGCGATTTTGCGCACTTTTGCCGACCGCTATAAAGACGGACTGATCGCTAATCGTACATTAGATCCGCTCCCACCAGTCACCAGTCTATCCAGGCCCGGACTGGAGTTTCGCTCACTAGACACAGGACTCTGGCTGGCCTGGTCGCTTTACCAGTACTATCGCATCACCCGCGACAAAGCGCTCTTAATCGAGCTTTTGCCCAGGCTATTAGCAATTTACCGCGATCTCACAGACGCCACCATCTATGGTATCACAGTTGATAGTGACGGCTTAATCAGCACCAATTTGAGTGGCGAAGAATTTAGCTGGATGGATGCCCGCGTTGCTGACATACCAATCACACCAAGACCAGGCAAAGCCGTCGAGCTTAACGCTCTCTGGTACAACTTCCTGGAGACTACTGTATTTTTGTCTGGCGAAATTAAAGACGATGCGGCAATTGACACCGCTCAAATAGATAAAATCAAAGAAACCGGCAAAAACGTACTGTCCTCAATGTCCAAATTTTGGGATAGTGAGCGCAACTGTCTCTTTGACATTATCGAAGTACCACCAGGTCCGGGCGAAAAAGGTCGCAAGAAAGACGAAAGCGTCAGACCCAACCAGCTTCTGGCTGTATCTTTGCCGTTTCGCACTTTCAGCCGCGAACAAGAAAAGTCCATTTTGCACTGTGTTGAAACTCAGCTTTTGACCCCGATGGGTGTACGCACTTTATCGATGGAAGACAGTCAGTATCAAAGTAGTTACGGTTGTGGCTTTGACCATGCCGACCAGTATCACCGCGACCTCAGTTATCACCAGGGCACAGCCTGGACCTGGTTACTCGGTAGTTATATCGAGGCCTTAATAAATGTCTACGGTCCAGTACCGGACACAATTAATCGAGTCAGACTTTTACTCAATCCTCTACTTGAGCATTTTACAGAAGAGTCCTTACTCGGCGGAATCTCCGAAATTTTTGACGGAGGCAGGCCGCATCTGCCTCGCGGCTGCCCAAACCACGCCCAGGCTGTAGCTGAGTGCATGCGCTGGCAAAATTGGCTTTTAAAACAATAA
- a CDS encoding tetratricopeptide repeat protein, with the protein MAIVNDIWKIYRSSAEHCVKSGQHVEAEKLWLAALEVAEDYGPDNAMLTTSLEGLAEVFWYQGKHEFAAPICRRLLRMYEHKLGHNHPDVGTMSYNLALLYHSWGKYVEAEPFYKLAMSIKTKVLGGRHPEVVSLLGNYADLLLMLDRVEEARELKALAEKVKASSWRKTGNWQAMPNPESNETLSSQK; encoded by the coding sequence ATGGCTATAGTCAACGACATCTGGAAAATTTACCGTTCTTCCGCAGAGCATTGCGTCAAGTCCGGTCAACACGTTGAAGCCGAAAAATTATGGCTGGCAGCACTGGAAGTAGCTGAAGACTACGGTCCAGATAACGCCATGCTCACCACCTCGCTGGAAGGTCTTGCCGAAGTATTCTGGTACCAGGGCAAGCATGAATTTGCCGCTCCCATTTGCCGCAGACTATTGCGCATGTATGAGCACAAGCTGGGCCACAACCATCCCGATGTCGGCACCATGTCATACAACCTGGCTTTGCTTTATCACTCCTGGGGCAAATATGTTGAGGCTGAGCCATTTTATAAGCTGGCCATGTCTATTAAGACCAAAGTACTTGGTGGTCGCCACCCCGAAGTTGTCAGTCTACTGGGCAACTATGCCGATTTGCTTTTGATGCTCGACCGTGTCGAAGAAGCTCGTGAGCTTAAAGCACTAGCCGAAAAAGTCAAAGCTTCGAGCTGGCGCAAAACTGGCAACTGGCAAGCGATGCCAAATCCTGAAAGTAACGAAACTCTCTCCTCGCAAAAGTAA